In one Natronosalvus amylolyticus genomic region, the following are encoded:
- a CDS encoding signal peptidase I, whose product MQVTTALKGGVSFVVGLALVLLIVGQLLGQPVLLGYVATGSMEPALNAGDGFVAVPSIVADDPEPGDVVVFDAQTLHEGGLTTHRVVEETDEGYVTKGDANPFTDQDGGEPPVTDGQIVAVAWQVNGAVVRLPHLGTLIMSVHSVVAAIFGLLAAPLGIAAAFDADGAGALLVAIGIALLGVGLLLERTGATERDTERKTNRENVIGLWSAISVVVLLLAVFATAAMVIPAGGATYEVLATENPTADPQTVAPGEVATVTRTIDNSGYVPIVAVLDTPGEGVSADPRSTTVSLQDTGEVTVLMTAPDTEGRATMTVYENRYLLVLPPSMLVWLHGIHPFVAIAAVNVVVVGVAVGLILALFGRSDFRLRSTGRNVSLSTRLDRLIDRWL is encoded by the coding sequence ATGCAGGTGACGACAGCGCTCAAGGGAGGGGTGAGCTTCGTCGTCGGCCTCGCGCTCGTCTTGCTCATCGTGGGCCAACTGCTGGGCCAGCCGGTGTTGCTCGGCTACGTCGCGACGGGGAGCATGGAACCGGCGCTGAACGCCGGCGACGGGTTCGTCGCCGTCCCGAGCATCGTTGCGGACGATCCAGAACCCGGCGACGTCGTCGTCTTCGACGCCCAGACCTTACACGAGGGTGGCCTGACCACACACCGCGTCGTCGAGGAGACCGACGAGGGGTACGTAACCAAAGGCGATGCGAATCCGTTTACCGACCAGGACGGGGGTGAGCCCCCGGTCACCGATGGCCAGATCGTCGCCGTCGCCTGGCAGGTGAACGGGGCGGTGGTCCGGCTCCCCCATCTCGGCACCCTCATCATGAGCGTCCACAGCGTGGTCGCCGCGATTTTCGGGCTGCTCGCCGCCCCACTCGGCATCGCGGCCGCGTTCGACGCCGACGGCGCCGGTGCGCTGCTCGTCGCCATCGGCATCGCACTGCTCGGTGTGGGGTTGCTCCTCGAGCGAACCGGGGCGACCGAGCGGGATACGGAGCGAAAGACGAACCGTGAAAACGTCATCGGACTCTGGTCGGCGATTTCGGTCGTCGTCCTGTTGCTCGCCGTGTTCGCAACCGCAGCGATGGTTATCCCCGCAGGTGGGGCGACCTACGAAGTGCTGGCCACCGAAAATCCGACGGCTGACCCACAGACAGTCGCCCCCGGAGAGGTGGCAACGGTGACGCGGACGATCGACAACAGCGGCTACGTGCCCATCGTAGCAGTGCTCGATACCCCGGGAGAGGGGGTTTCCGCAGACCCGCGGTCGACGACCGTCTCGCTTCAGGATACGGGCGAAGTGACCGTTTTGATGACGGCACCGGACACCGAGGGTCGGGCAACGATGACGGTGTACGAAAACCGGTATCTGCTCGTGTTGCCCCCCTCGATGCTGGTCTGGCTCCACGGAATCCACCCCTTCGTCGCCATCGCCGCCGTCAACGTCGTCGTCGTCGGCGTCGCGGTCGGGTTGATTCTGGCGCTCTTCGGTCGCAGCGACTTTCGACTGCGTTCGACCGGGCGAAACGTCTCGCTTTCGACGCGACTCGACCGACTGATTGACAGGTGGCTGTAG
- a CDS encoding CARDB domain-containing protein, whose translation MQTKLVAIAVVFVLTLAVPTAAISLEDDASGDIRFDATSEYADIEDGKLVLDFEGLNEDAVTSVDELFTVEAGDDRVAHLWIEPESDGLSFYGTGDRSDEINENEPLTLETDDPTGVGISIDTERTMEGSSNITLAVAYDDGDGTPPPAPPMMPSPDPPADDDEPPAGPSLVDLEVTPLELTAGESVTITGTYEGGDSDEDVTARLTVDGVVVSQQTVSVPADSTATVTFEQTLEDPGTVPVGIGDETRDVEVSADETGEPAANITVSSVSLNTGQIQPGESVTLTANVTNAGELAGERTFDVVVGGFVVDTVTVDLEPGESETVTLERTFENAGSYSLAFGGVDAGSVAVVEPTLVSASVTELPGQTGVALTVPILFGFGLLYSRRMGWL comes from the coding sequence ATGCAAACCAAACTCGTGGCAATCGCGGTAGTATTCGTCTTAACGCTAGCCGTGCCCACAGCCGCAATCTCACTCGAGGACGATGCCTCCGGCGACATCCGATTTGATGCCACGAGCGAATACGCCGACATCGAGGACGGTAAGCTGGTGCTCGACTTCGAGGGACTGAACGAGGACGCGGTCACGAGCGTCGACGAACTGTTTACCGTCGAGGCCGGTGACGACCGCGTTGCTCATCTGTGGATTGAGCCCGAAAGCGATGGCCTCAGCTTCTATGGGACCGGCGACCGAAGCGACGAAATCAACGAGAATGAGCCGCTAACCCTCGAGACTGACGACCCGACCGGTGTCGGAATTTCCATCGATACCGAGCGGACGATGGAAGGCTCGAGCAACATCACCCTCGCGGTGGCCTACGACGACGGGGACGGCACGCCACCACCAGCCCCGCCGATGATGCCATCGCCGGACCCACCAGCAGATGACGACGAACCACCCGCCGGACCGTCACTGGTCGACCTCGAGGTCACCCCACTCGAGCTAACCGCCGGCGAGTCGGTCACCATCACCGGGACCTACGAAGGCGGTGACAGCGACGAGGACGTGACCGCCCGGCTCACCGTCGATGGGGTCGTCGTCAGCCAGCAAACGGTGTCCGTGCCCGCGGATTCGACCGCCACCGTCACGTTCGAGCAGACGCTCGAGGACCCCGGGACGGTTCCGGTCGGTATCGGAGACGAAACGAGAGACGTCGAGGTGTCCGCGGACGAAACGGGCGAACCAGCCGCGAACATTACCGTCTCGAGCGTCTCCCTGAACACCGGACAGATTCAGCCCGGAGAGTCGGTGACGCTGACCGCGAATGTAACCAACGCGGGCGAACTCGCCGGCGAACGCACCTTCGACGTCGTCGTCGGCGGCTTCGTCGTCGATACGGTGACCGTCGACCTCGAGCCGGGCGAATCGGAGACGGTGACCCTCGAGCGCACGTTCGAGAACGCCGGGAGCTACAGCCTCGCGTTCGGTGGCGTCGATGCTGGCAGCGTCGCCGTCGTCGAGCCAACGCTCGTCTCGGCCTCGGTGACCGAACTCCCCGGACAGACAGGCGTTGCCCTGACGGTTCCGATACTGTTTGGCTTCGGACTGCTGTACTCGAGACGCATGGGCTGGCTGTGA